The genomic segment AGTAATGAGTAATGAGTAATGAGTAATGAGTAATGAGTAATGAGTAAAAACTTCTTACTTCTTACTCATTACTTCTTACTCATTACTTCTCCCCGGCACTTGCGTAGGCTTTAAGAGGTGTGGTGAGAAATCAGGGTTGTGCCCAATCCCCAATCTCCTTTAAATAACTGATAAATGTTGATGTGAACCATCCAACACAGACGATATCAACATTTGTTCAAAGACTTTGGAAAGAGCAGTTTGAAAACGCTGACGATGCTTGATTTTGAAAAAAGGTCGAACTATTTCTGCGTAGGCGTAGTCTGCACTTCGGCTGCGCCCTTCTCTACGAGAGGCTGCGCCAACGGCTACGCTCAGGACAGGCTCAGTGACCGACGTAGGCATCGTACCCTTGCCTTCTCGGTTATCAATAACTCTAATTGCCCGCAGAGTCCCTAACTGGATTTCTTTTTTTACCATCAACTCAGAAATTCCAGTTGCACCTACGCCATTTTCAATCGCGGCTTTTGCCATCTCACCACTGGTGAACACTAAAATTACATTCAGGTCGCTGAGGTTTATCCCCCAATTTTGCAACGCTTCCTCAAATCTTTGTTGTGTACCAGATTCCCGCACCCGCATCACCCACGGAGTTTGAGTTAGTTGGCTTAAATCAATTTCTCCCCACTCAAACCAAGGGTGTTTTTGACCAACTACAATTTGCAAGCGATCGCTCCCCACTATTTCATAGTCTAAAGTATTCTGAAGTGCTGGCTTCACATCTCCTTCCACCAAACCTAAATCAAACTGTCCCATCGCTGTACCGACACAAATCGTTTCTGCATTGGCAAGAGTACAGTCAATCTGGATACCAGGATATTGGCTCTTAAACTCACTAATTTTACTTGGTAGCCAATAGTTACCAATAGTCAGACTCGACCCTAATTTCAATTCACCCCGTTGCAGATTGTTCAATTCTCGCAA from the Nostoc sp. GT001 genome contains:
- a CDS encoding LysR substrate-binding domain-containing protein; the encoded protein is MAGMTLEQLKIFLAVAHNLHFTRAAEELYITQPAVSAAIHNLEQEYGVKLFHRIGRHIEIAEAGKLLQVEAQKILDQVSLTERGLRELNNLQRGELKLGSSLTIGNYWLPSKISEFKSQYPGIQIDCTLANAETICVGTAMGQFDLGLVEGDVKPALQNTLDYEIVGSDRLQIVVGQKHPWFEWGEIDLSQLTQTPWVMRVRESGTQQRFEEALQNWGINLSDLNVILVFTSGEMAKAAIENGVGATGISELMVKKEIQLGTLRAIRVIDNREGKGTMPTSVTEPVLSVAVGAASRREGRSRSADYAYAEIVRPFFKIKHRQRFQTALSKVFEQMLISSVLDGSHQHLSVI